One part of the Flavobacterium johnsoniae UW101 genome encodes these proteins:
- the queA gene encoding tRNA preQ1(34) S-adenosylmethionine ribosyltransferase-isomerase QueA: protein MKLSHFNFNLPKELLAEFPAENRDESRLMVIDRQKNTIEHKMFKDVINYFDDGDVLILNNTKVFPARLYGNKEKTGARIEVFLLRELNSEQRLWDVLVDPARKIRIGNKLYFGDDDSLVAEVIDNTTSRGRTLRFLYDGSYEEFRNKLTELGETPIPKYINRDVTPEDAERYQTIYAKEEGAVAAPTAGLHFSKHLLKKLEIKGVNFAEVTLHVGLGTFNPVEVEDLSKHKMDSEELIITQEACDIVNEGKAKKKRICAVGTTSMRAIESSVSSANTLNPYEGWTNKFIFPPHDFSIANCMITNFHTPKSTLLMMISAFCGHDLMKKAYEEAIKEGYKFYSYGDAMLIL, encoded by the coding sequence ATGAAATTATCACACTTCAATTTCAATTTACCGAAAGAACTTTTAGCTGAATTTCCGGCAGAAAATAGAGATGAATCTCGTTTAATGGTAATTGACCGTCAAAAAAACACTATCGAACATAAAATGTTTAAAGACGTTATCAACTATTTTGATGACGGAGACGTTTTAATTCTTAACAATACAAAAGTTTTCCCTGCGCGTTTGTACGGAAACAAAGAAAAAACAGGAGCGAGAATTGAAGTTTTCTTATTAAGAGAATTAAATTCTGAGCAGCGTTTATGGGATGTTTTAGTAGATCCTGCTAGAAAAATCCGTATTGGTAATAAACTTTATTTTGGTGACGACGATTCATTAGTTGCTGAGGTAATTGATAATACGACTTCTCGTGGAAGAACTTTACGTTTCCTATACGATGGATCTTATGAAGAATTCAGAAACAAATTAACAGAACTTGGAGAAACTCCAATTCCTAAATACATCAACAGAGATGTAACTCCGGAAGATGCTGAAAGATATCAGACTATCTATGCAAAAGAAGAAGGAGCTGTAGCTGCGCCAACTGCGGGTTTACACTTTTCGAAACACCTTTTGAAAAAATTAGAAATCAAAGGAGTGAACTTTGCTGAGGTAACTTTACACGTAGGTTTAGGAACTTTTAACCCAGTTGAGGTTGAAGATTTGTCTAAACACAAAATGGATTCTGAGGAATTAATCATTACTCAGGAAGCTTGTGATATTGTAAACGAAGGAAAAGCAAAGAAAAAACGTATTTGTGCAGTAGGAACAACTTCTATGCGTGCAATTGAAAGTTCTGTTTCTTCTGCTAATACATTAAATCCTTACGAAGGTTGGACAAATAAATTTATTTTCCCTCCTCACGATTTCAGTATTGCAAACTGTATGATTACAAATTTCCACACACCAAAATCAACATTATTAATGATGATTTCTGCTTTCTGTGGTCACGATTTAATGAAAAAAGCATACGAAGAAGCGATCAAAGAAGGATACAAATTCTATTCTTACGGAGACGCGATGTTAATTCTTTAA
- a CDS encoding serine hydrolase gives MKINPSFFQLKVFLVGILFFQIQSGFSQEAKNSSLYKTIMSKDSLLFDIGFNTCDIKQFENLYTKDFEFYHDKDSVSDKARFLKTLKNGICSPTRKYNYRRELIDGSTEIYPLYKNGILYGAIQMGTHRFYESTADNTEQPGSFAKFTHLWLLKNKDWKLARSLSYNHEITSSTAGKSNLFDNDQETEKWLKENNVPALGIGIIADGKLKQVKVFGELKKGVSAPYNTIWNVASLTKPVTAITVLKLVSAGKWDLDEPLYKYWIDPDIAKDPYLKLLTTRIVLSHQTGFPNWRSFNDSKKLDFKFKPGTQYQYSGEGYEYLRKALEKKFHKTLDQLASELIFEPLKMNDSQLIWNDKIDLSRYADGFDNKGNPYEPTKNKTVNAADDLLTTVEDYSKFLCSVLNGDNLSKKVFDDMKSHQVSTKKNKYFGLGFEIYDLGNENYALSHGGADKGVQTIFVLLPKTKQGLVIFTNVDDGYKVYENIVVHYLGENGQKIVDIETK, from the coding sequence ATGAAAATCAATCCATCTTTTTTTCAACTAAAAGTTTTTTTAGTTGGAATTTTATTTTTTCAAATCCAATCCGGATTTTCTCAGGAAGCTAAAAACTCGTCTTTGTACAAAACTATTATGTCAAAAGACAGCCTTCTTTTTGATATTGGCTTCAATACCTGCGATATAAAGCAATTTGAAAATCTTTACACTAAAGATTTTGAATTTTATCACGACAAAGACAGTGTCTCTGACAAAGCAAGATTCTTAAAAACATTGAAAAACGGAATCTGTTCTCCGACAAGAAAGTACAATTATCGCAGAGAATTAATTGACGGAAGCACCGAAATTTATCCGTTGTATAAAAATGGTATTTTATACGGCGCGATCCAAATGGGAACGCATCGTTTTTATGAAAGTACTGCTGATAATACGGAACAGCCCGGAAGTTTTGCCAAATTCACGCATCTTTGGCTGTTAAAAAATAAAGACTGGAAACTGGCTCGGTCATTAAGCTACAACCACGAAATAACAAGTTCTACGGCAGGAAAATCAAATCTTTTTGATAACGATCAGGAAACTGAGAAATGGCTAAAAGAAAACAATGTTCCGGCTTTAGGAATTGGAATTATCGCAGATGGAAAACTGAAACAGGTAAAGGTTTTTGGTGAACTTAAAAAAGGTGTTTCTGCTCCATACAATACGATTTGGAATGTTGCTTCACTGACAAAACCTGTAACTGCCATAACGGTTTTAAAACTGGTAAGTGCCGGAAAATGGGATTTAGACGAACCACTTTATAAATACTGGATCGATCCGGATATTGCAAAAGATCCGTATTTAAAACTACTGACTACCAGAATTGTTTTGAGCCATCAAACGGGTTTTCCAAATTGGAGATCTTTTAACGATTCTAAGAAATTAGATTTCAAATTTAAACCGGGAACGCAATACCAATATTCTGGTGAAGGTTATGAATATCTGCGAAAAGCATTAGAGAAAAAATTCCATAAAACGTTAGACCAGTTGGCTTCAGAATTAATTTTTGAACCTTTAAAAATGAACGATTCTCAATTGATATGGAATGATAAAATCGATCTTTCGAGATATGCAGATGGTTTCGACAATAAAGGAAATCCTTATGAGCCGACAAAAAACAAAACAGTAAACGCTGCCGATGATTTATTAACGACTGTTGAAGATTACAGCAAATTTTTGTGCAGTGTTTTAAACGGTGACAACTTAAGTAAAAAAGTTTTTGACGACATGAAATCTCATCAGGTCTCAACTAAAAAAAATAAATATTTTGGTTTAGGCTTTGAAATTTATGATTTAGGAAATGAGAATTATGCTTTATCTCACGGCGGTGCAGATAAAGGTGTACAGACTATTTTTGTTTTACTTCCAAAAACCAAACAAGGTCTTGTAATATTTACCAACGTGGATGACGGTTATAAAGTTTACGAAAATATCGTAGTGCATTATCTGGGAGAAAATGGACAAAAGATAGTTGATATTGAAACAAAGTAA
- the kynU gene encoding kynureninase: MTFQNTREFAKQLDAQDALNHYQEQFIFPKVNDKRVIYFTGNSLGLQPKRTKAYIDEVMNDWAELAVEGHFYAEKPWWDYQERFSEPLSKIVGALPSEVTVMNTLTVNLHLLMVSFYQPKGKRYKIICEEKAFPSDQYMFQSQVHFHGYKPEDAIVEIKRREGEHNIRLEDVLAKIEEVGDELALVLIGGVNYYTGQVFDIKTITAAGQKAGAKVGWDLAHAAGNIKLELHDWNVDFAAWCSYKYMNSGPGNASGVFVHERHHNDPDLPRFAGWWGHNKERRFKMEPNFDPVHGAGGWQISNLPVLSLAPYLASVEMFAEVGMDALIAKRDHITSYLEFILHEIDKEVESTFEIITPSNPEERASQLSVFLHGEGRSLFDYLMKNGVITDWREPNVIRLAPVPLYCSYEDMYDFGQILKKGILGK; the protein is encoded by the coding sequence ATGACTTTTCAAAATACACGCGAATTTGCGAAACAACTTGATGCACAAGATGCATTGAATCATTATCAAGAACAATTTATATTTCCAAAGGTTAACGATAAACGAGTAATTTACTTTACAGGAAATTCATTAGGATTACAGCCAAAACGTACCAAAGCTTATATAGATGAAGTAATGAATGACTGGGCAGAACTGGCTGTTGAAGGTCATTTTTATGCCGAAAAACCTTGGTGGGATTATCAGGAAAGATTTTCTGAACCGTTGAGTAAAATTGTAGGTGCACTTCCGTCAGAAGTTACGGTTATGAATACTTTGACTGTGAACCTTCATTTATTGATGGTTTCCTTTTATCAGCCAAAAGGAAAACGCTATAAAATTATCTGTGAAGAAAAAGCATTCCCATCAGATCAATATATGTTTCAAAGTCAGGTTCATTTTCATGGATACAAACCAGAAGATGCAATCGTAGAAATCAAACGCCGCGAAGGCGAACATAATATTCGTCTGGAAGACGTTTTAGCCAAAATTGAAGAAGTTGGCGACGAATTGGCTTTGGTTTTAATTGGCGGCGTAAACTATTATACAGGACAGGTTTTTGATATTAAAACGATAACCGCAGCCGGACAAAAAGCCGGAGCAAAAGTAGGATGGGATTTAGCACACGCAGCTGGAAATATCAAATTAGAACTTCATGACTGGAATGTAGATTTTGCAGCATGGTGCAGTTATAAATATATGAATTCAGGACCAGGAAATGCTTCGGGAGTTTTCGTTCACGAAAGACATCATAACGATCCTGATTTACCACGTTTTGCTGGTTGGTGGGGACATAATAAAGAACGTCGTTTTAAAATGGAACCTAACTTTGATCCTGTTCATGGAGCAGGCGGGTGGCAGATTAGCAATCTGCCAGTTCTGTCATTAGCGCCTTATTTAGCATCTGTAGAAATGTTTGCTGAAGTTGGAATGGATGCTTTAATTGCAAAGCGTGATCATATTACTTCTTACTTAGAATTTATTCTACATGAAATTGATAAAGAAGTAGAAAGCACTTTCGAAATCATTACGCCTTCAAACCCAGAAGAAAGAGCATCGCAATTATCTGTTTTCCTGCATGGCGAAGGAAGAAGTTTATTTGATTATTTGATGAAAAACGGAGTCATTACAGACTGGCGCGAACCAAACGTAATTCGTCTGGCGCCAGTTCCTTTGTATTGTTCTTATGAAGATATGTACGATTTTGGGCAGATCTTGAAAAAAGGAATTTTAGGGAAATAA
- a CDS encoding helix-turn-helix domain-containing protein, which yields MNLYLEHYVTQKTERFINKIWCLDNSIGESLIENKLVLPNGCFNLAIVTGKAIEVHTSKNKYEMNEGVYFCSQMTNKVLVNIEPKTKVTIIQFHTWTLSMFPKYDLSNFTDSIIKINPEELPFNLQIDSDIERLLQTINVYFEELSDLHSEKNTIEKICEIIKNQEEISVADISKNLKLSQRLLQIKFKTATGLTIKKYIQILKFRKAVDQMVNADLEKLKLTDVALYNKYFDQSHFIKKFKDVMKTTPKTFDPDSYFLSLKR from the coding sequence ATGAACCTATACTTAGAACATTACGTAACTCAAAAAACTGAAAGGTTCATCAATAAAATATGGTGTCTGGATAACAGCATCGGCGAAAGCCTGATCGAAAATAAACTCGTTTTACCTAACGGCTGTTTCAATCTAGCGATTGTAACTGGAAAAGCGATAGAAGTTCATACGAGTAAAAACAAATATGAAATGAACGAAGGTGTTTATTTTTGTTCACAAATGACCAATAAAGTTTTGGTTAATATTGAGCCGAAAACCAAAGTCACTATAATTCAGTTTCATACCTGGACACTTTCGATGTTTCCAAAATACGATTTAAGCAATTTTACAGATTCAATTATCAAAATTAATCCTGAAGAACTGCCTTTTAATCTTCAAATTGATTCAGACATTGAACGTTTATTACAAACAATAAATGTTTATTTTGAAGAATTATCAGATTTACATTCAGAGAAAAACACAATCGAAAAAATCTGTGAGATCATTAAAAATCAAGAAGAAATTTCGGTTGCAGACATCAGCAAGAATTTAAAATTATCCCAAAGACTGCTTCAAATTAAATTTAAAACAGCAACCGGATTGACAATTAAAAAATACATTCAGATTTTAAAATTCAGAAAAGCGGTCGATCAAATGGTGAATGCTGATTTAGAAAAGCTAAAATTAACCGATGTTGCGCTTTACAATAAATACTTTGATCAGTCGCATTTTATAAAAAAATTCAAAGATGTGATGAAAACTACACCGAAAACATTCGATCCTGATTCGTATTTTCTCTCACTTAAAAGATAA
- the aroA gene encoding 3-phosphoshikimate 1-carboxyvinyltransferase, translated as MNLKLTTNSPFTIDDSQLNITGSKSETNRLLLLKALFPNITLANTSNSDDSEVMQKALTGNDEIVDIHHAGTAMRFLTAYFAVNEGREVVMTGSSRMQERPIKILVDTLRQLGVEISYEKEEGYPPIRIKGKKVTASKVTLAANVSSQYISALLLVASKLENGLELTLEGEITSIPYIKMTLALLKDLDIKTSFEGNVIKVFPKESVESKEMVVESDWSSASYFFSLTALADAAKITLSSYKENSLQGDSELISLYEKMGVKTTFQGNKMTLEKVAGFNYQDVNFELNNTPDIAQTIVVTCLGLGIGCHLTGLHTLKIKETDRLEALKTELTKLGANISVTNDSLTLVKSDTINHDVKIGTYNDHRMAMAFAPLAIKVPIIIEDAGVVSKSYPDFWNDLKALNFQISEL; from the coding sequence ATGAATTTAAAATTAACGACGAACTCACCATTCACCATTGATGATTCGCAGCTAAATATTACAGGTTCTAAAAGTGAAACCAACCGTTTATTACTTTTAAAAGCTTTGTTTCCAAATATTACTTTAGCCAACACTTCAAACTCAGATGACAGCGAAGTAATGCAGAAAGCACTTACTGGGAATGATGAAATTGTAGACATTCACCACGCCGGAACTGCAATGCGTTTCTTAACCGCTTACTTTGCTGTAAACGAAGGCAGAGAAGTAGTAATGACAGGATCAAGCAGAATGCAGGAGCGTCCAATCAAAATTTTGGTTGATACTTTAAGACAATTGGGAGTTGAAATCTCATACGAAAAAGAAGAAGGTTATCCGCCAATCAGAATCAAAGGAAAAAAAGTAACAGCTTCAAAAGTAACATTGGCGGCAAATGTGAGCAGTCAGTATATTTCGGCACTTTTATTAGTGGCTTCAAAATTAGAAAATGGTTTAGAGCTGACTTTAGAAGGTGAAATTACTTCAATTCCGTACATCAAAATGACTTTGGCTCTGCTAAAAGATTTAGATATAAAAACAAGTTTTGAAGGAAATGTAATTAAAGTTTTTCCAAAGGAATCTGTTGAATCAAAAGAAATGGTTGTAGAATCTGATTGGAGTTCGGCTTCTTATTTCTTTAGTTTAACGGCTTTAGCCGATGCTGCAAAAATCACATTGAGCAGTTATAAAGAAAACAGTCTTCAGGGAGATTCAGAGTTAATTTCTCTGTATGAAAAAATGGGTGTAAAAACCACTTTTCAAGGCAATAAAATGACATTGGAAAAAGTGGCCGGATTTAATTATCAGGATGTAAATTTTGAATTAAACAATACTCCGGATATTGCACAGACAATTGTTGTGACTTGTTTAGGTTTAGGAATAGGATGCCACTTAACAGGTCTTCATACTTTAAAAATTAAAGAAACAGACAGACTGGAAGCTTTAAAAACGGAGCTTACGAAATTAGGAGCAAATATTTCTGTAACGAATGACAGCTTAACCTTAGTAAAATCAGATACTATAAATCACGATGTAAAAATTGGGACGTATAACGATCACCGTATGGCAATGGCATTTGCTCCATTAGCAATTAAAGTGCCTATTATTATTGAAGATGCGGGAGTAGTTTCAAAATCATATCCAGATTTCTGGAACGATTTGAAAGCTTTAAATTTCCAAATCTCAGAATTGTAG
- a CDS encoding nuclear transport factor 2 family protein, which yields MSNMINILVLFMLFLKRETIAQTNSEVLKLNLLKSEIIKMDSLLFDVAFNQCDAGAFKKIIADDVEFYDDRSGLNISKANEIKSLEAKCARPEKLTRKLNSCVIDKLGDFGAVQVGEHTFYSNGIPEGTGKFIHIWERKENEWKLKRIVSYEHRPYKK from the coding sequence ATGTCAAATATGATTAACATACTCGTTCTTTTTATGTTGTTCTTAAAAAGAGAAACAATAGCGCAGACTAATAGTGAAGTTCTAAAACTGAACCTTTTAAAATCTGAAATCATCAAAATGGACAGCCTGCTTTTTGATGTAGCCTTTAATCAATGTGATGCAGGCGCTTTTAAAAAAATAATAGCCGATGATGTTGAGTTTTATGACGATCGTTCGGGATTAAATATATCGAAGGCAAATGAAATAAAATCACTAGAAGCAAAATGTGCAAGACCAGAAAAACTAACCAGAAAATTAAACTCCTGCGTAATTGATAAGTTAGGAGATTTTGGCGCAGTACAAGTGGGTGAACATACTTTTTATAGTAATGGCATACCAGAAGGAACGGGAAAATTTATTCATATCTGGGAAAGAAAAGAAAATGAATGGAAATTAAAACGAATTGTTAGTTACGAGCATAGACCTTATAAAAAGTAG
- a CDS encoding YMGG-like glycine zipper-containing protein — MKGLYILFAVILITSCQNQSKEDLNKAKQASIDSMKVEINKQRVIDSMKTEMAKIKEEQRVESQKEKVVVVHQQAANGNTATTTTTTKKKGWSATAKGAVIGAGVGAATGAIVSKKKGEGAIIGGLAGAALGTGTGAVIDSKNKKKE, encoded by the coding sequence ATGAAAGGCTTATATATATTATTCGCGGTAATACTTATTACTTCTTGTCAAAATCAAAGCAAAGAAGATTTAAATAAAGCCAAACAAGCCAGTATTGATTCAATGAAAGTTGAGATTAACAAACAGCGTGTTATCGATTCGATGAAGACTGAAATGGCGAAGATAAAAGAGGAACAAAGAGTCGAATCTCAAAAAGAAAAAGTTGTTGTTGTGCATCAGCAGGCTGCAAACGGAAATACTGCCACAACAACTACAACTACCAAAAAGAAAGGCTGGAGTGCCACTGCTAAAGGTGCTGTAATTGGTGCTGGTGTTGGTGCCGCAACCGGGGCAATCGTTAGCAAGAAAAAAGGTGAAGGTGCCATAATTGGCGGATTAGCCGGAGCAGCTTTAGGAACCGGAACAGGTGCTGTTATTGACAGCAAGAACAAGAAAAAAGAATAG
- a CDS encoding penicillin acylase family protein, with protein MRRFKKFLLVLLVLIVVLAIALFAYIFHLKPKYEGELQLKNLEKETTVYFDEYGVPHIYADSEKDAMTALGYVHAQERLWQMELLRRIAPGKLSEIFGSVALKNDKFFAGIGIEEASAKAIAKLDKNSESYKLTQAYLDGINQYLEEGTTPIEFTLVGVKKEKFTIKDVYNIFGYMSFSFAMAQKTDPLLTDIKNKYGVEYLKDLGIEGEFNTTQIKSSKENIEDYAAVSKSITALLDKSPIPPFIGSNSWVAGPHKTKSGKVIFANDPHIGFSQPATWYEAHIVTPKHELYGCYLAGTPFPLLAHNRDYAYGLTMFENDDIDFYQEKNKTGDSNQYQTPEGFAKYEIRKKTIKIKDTSDVVLTVKSSRHGPIMNDLLDRLDRKNPIAMLWTYTNQPIQILDAAYGLSHAKNRDEFKKSISLIAAPGLNVMYGDAKGNVGWWASGKLYKHDKGVNTHLILDGSSGKDDIKEYLDFSKNPSAENPEWGYVYSANNQPEAIDGFLYPGYYLPEDRAKRISGLMDAKSDWDKEAFSKMIYDNTSDVSVETVQNLILNIDLNALSASEKEAVNVLKSWKGTNNLEDVAPTIYNKWVYLYLKNTFEDEMGEDNFNMFLGVSVGKQVVANQIKNENSVWWDNIKTKNVKETRKDIVSKSFHEAVSDLQKQLGNTIADWKWGEVHTVEHEHPLGKVAALRGLFNVGPFASPGSNEVINNLFFGFTNEGKYYVKGGPSTRRIVDFSDVENSWSILPTGQSGNPFSKHYSDQAEMYNTGKFRKMKLNKDEIIKTSTKLVLKPKM; from the coding sequence ATGAGAAGATTTAAAAAATTTCTGCTGGTTTTATTAGTACTTATAGTTGTTCTTGCAATTGCTTTATTTGCTTACATTTTTCATTTGAAACCCAAATATGAAGGCGAATTGCAGCTGAAAAATCTCGAAAAAGAAACCACAGTTTATTTTGACGAATATGGAGTTCCTCATATTTATGCTGACTCTGAAAAAGATGCCATGACTGCGCTTGGATATGTTCATGCGCAGGAAAGATTATGGCAGATGGAACTGCTTCGCAGGATTGCTCCGGGAAAATTGTCTGAAATCTTTGGTTCTGTAGCTCTTAAAAATGATAAGTTTTTTGCGGGAATTGGCATCGAAGAAGCTTCGGCGAAAGCCATTGCCAAATTAGATAAAAACAGCGAAAGTTATAAATTGACACAAGCGTATCTGGATGGAATTAATCAATATTTAGAAGAAGGAACTACGCCAATTGAGTTCACTTTAGTTGGGGTAAAAAAAGAAAAATTCACTATAAAAGACGTTTACAATATCTTTGGTTATATGTCTTTTAGTTTTGCAATGGCTCAAAAAACTGATCCTTTATTAACCGATATCAAAAATAAATACGGTGTTGAATATTTGAAAGATTTGGGTATTGAAGGAGAATTTAATACAACTCAAATTAAAAGTTCAAAAGAGAATATTGAAGATTATGCGGCTGTTTCAAAATCGATTACGGCTTTGTTAGACAAATCGCCAATTCCGCCATTTATAGGAAGCAACAGCTGGGTTGCGGGGCCGCACAAAACAAAAAGCGGAAAAGTAATTTTTGCCAACGATCCTCACATTGGTTTTTCTCAGCCTGCCACTTGGTATGAAGCCCATATTGTAACACCAAAACATGAATTATACGGTTGTTATCTGGCAGGAACTCCGTTTCCGTTATTGGCGCACAATCGTGATTATGCTTATGGGCTAACGATGTTTGAAAATGATGATATCGATTTTTATCAGGAAAAAAATAAAACCGGAGATTCAAACCAATATCAAACGCCGGAAGGTTTTGCAAAATATGAAATCAGAAAAAAAACGATTAAAATAAAAGATACTTCTGATGTTGTTCTAACGGTTAAATCAAGCCGACATGGACCAATTATGAATGATTTATTAGATAGATTAGATCGTAAAAATCCAATTGCAATGTTATGGACATACACAAATCAGCCAATTCAAATTCTGGATGCTGCTTATGGGCTTTCGCATGCTAAAAATAGAGATGAGTTTAAGAAATCGATTAGTTTGATTGCCGCGCCGGGATTGAATGTTATGTATGGTGATGCTAAAGGAAATGTTGGCTGGTGGGCAAGCGGAAAATTGTACAAACACGATAAAGGCGTAAATACTCATTTAATTTTAGACGGTTCCAGCGGTAAGGATGATATTAAGGAATATTTGGATTTTTCTAAAAATCCATCGGCTGAAAATCCAGAATGGGGATATGTATATTCTGCAAATAATCAGCCTGAGGCGATTGATGGTTTTTTATATCCGGGATATTATCTGCCGGAAGATCGAGCGAAAAGAATTTCTGGATTGATGGATGCAAAATCTGATTGGGATAAAGAAGCGTTCAGCAAAATGATTTATGATAATACATCTGATGTTTCAGTTGAGACGGTTCAGAACTTAATTTTAAACATTGATCTTAATGCTCTTTCTGCATCAGAAAAAGAAGCGGTGAATGTTTTAAAATCATGGAAAGGAACAAATAATCTTGAAGATGTCGCGCCAACGATTTACAATAAATGGGTTTATTTGTATTTAAAAAATACTTTTGAAGACGAGATGGGAGAGGATAACTTTAATATGTTTTTAGGCGTTTCTGTTGGAAAACAAGTTGTCGCTAACCAGATTAAAAATGAAAATTCGGTTTGGTGGGATAATATCAAAACAAAAAATGTAAAAGAAACCAGAAAAGATATAGTTTCAAAATCATTTCACGAAGCAGTTTCAGATCTTCAAAAACAATTAGGAAACACAATTGCCGATTGGAAATGGGGCGAAGTTCATACCGTAGAACACGAACATCCGTTAGGAAAAGTCGCAGCACTTCGCGGCTTATTTAACGTTGGACCTTTTGCTTCGCCAGGTTCAAATGAAGTAATCAATAATTTGTTTTTTGGTTTTACCAATGAAGGAAAGTATTATGTAAAAGGCGGACCATCAACCAGAAGAATTGTCGATTTCTCTGATGTTGAAAACAGCTGGAGTATTCTGCCAACCGGACAATCTGGAAATCCGTTCAGTAAACATTACAGCGATCAGGCAGAAATGTACAACACCGGGAAATTCAGAAAAATGAAATTGAATAAAGATGAAATTATAAAAACGTCCACGAAACTTGTTTTGAAACCAAAAATGTAG
- a CDS encoding serine hydrolase domain-containing protein has protein sequence MKQSIKPIALCLMLFLFTAGIFAQNKAQQIEQLLAKYNEYGQFNGSALVAENGKVILKKGFGLANMEWNIPNQPDTKFRLGSISKQFTALLIVKLAEEGKLKLDVPITTYLPDYPKENGDKITIHNLLTHTSGIPNYTSAPNFLRDKAKNPYTPADFVKTFDKLPLEFKPGEKFNYSNSGYFLLGYIIEKITGKTYEQYLQETILTPLKMVNSGYDHSDVILKNRAAGYEKEGKNFSNASYIDMSIPYAAGSLYSTVEDLYIWDQALYTNKLLSEKSMESLFKPYIKSWGEESYGYGWSVKEINIGEKSKIKVIEHGGGINGFNTIISRIPADKILVVLLNNTGGTVLGEMNNAIRNILYSQPFNQPKKSLALDLLDVFDTKGTAAGLDTYKKLKNDPTYAIKEGDMNRVGYQLLQTGKKKEAIEVFKINVEAFPKSGNVYDSLGEAYLADGDKKLAIANYSKSVELDPTNEGGKKVLEELSKSKTK, from the coding sequence ATGAAACAATCAATCAAACCAATTGCACTCTGCTTAATGCTTTTTCTTTTTACTGCAGGTATTTTTGCCCAAAACAAAGCGCAGCAAATTGAACAGCTTTTAGCCAAATATAACGAATACGGACAATTTAATGGTTCTGCCTTGGTAGCAGAAAATGGAAAAGTAATCTTAAAAAAAGGTTTTGGTCTGGCAAATATGGAATGGAATATTCCCAACCAGCCCGATACAAAATTTAGATTAGGTTCTATCAGTAAACAATTTACTGCGCTTTTAATTGTAAAACTTGCAGAAGAGGGAAAGCTTAAACTTGATGTTCCTATTACAACTTATTTACCGGATTATCCAAAAGAAAACGGCGATAAAATAACGATTCATAATCTGCTGACTCATACTTCAGGAATTCCGAATTATACAAGTGCTCCAAACTTTTTAAGAGACAAAGCAAAAAATCCGTATACGCCTGCTGATTTTGTAAAAACGTTTGACAAACTTCCTCTTGAATTCAAACCTGGCGAAAAATTTAATTACAGCAATTCAGGTTACTTTTTACTTGGGTATATTATCGAAAAAATAACGGGTAAAACGTACGAACAATATTTACAGGAAACTATTCTTACTCCTTTAAAAATGGTTAATTCCGGCTACGATCACAGCGATGTAATTTTAAAAAACAGAGCTGCGGGTTATGAAAAAGAAGGGAAAAATTTTAGTAACGCATCATACATCGATATGAGTATTCCGTATGCGGCAGGTTCTTTATACTCTACCGTAGAAGATTTATATATTTGGGATCAGGCGCTTTATACCAATAAACTGCTTTCAGAAAAATCAATGGAATCTTTATTTAAGCCTTACATAAAATCATGGGGAGAAGAATCTTATGGCTATGGATGGTCTGTTAAAGAAATTAATATTGGAGAAAAAAGCAAAATTAAAGTAATCGAACATGGCGGCGGTATTAACGGATTCAACACGATCATTTCGCGTATTCCTGCTGATAAAATTTTAGTGGTTTTATTAAACAATACCGGCGGAACAGTCTTAGGCGAGATGAACAACGCAATCCGCAATATTCTATACAGTCAGCCTTTTAATCAGCCTAAAAAATCATTAGCACTTGATTTATTAGACGTTTTTGATACAAAAGGAACTGCAGCGGGCTTAGATACTTATAAAAAATTGAAAAACGATCCAACGTATGCTATTAAAGAAGGCGATATGAACCGAGTTGGATATCAATTACTGCAAACAGGAAAAAAGAAAGAAGCTATCGAAGTTTTTAAAATCAACGTAGAAGCTTTTCCAAAATCCGGAAATGTATACGATAGTTTAGGCGAAGCTTATTTAGCCGACGGCGATAAAAAACTAGCTATTGCAAACTACTCTAAATCTGTTGAATTGGATCCTACAAACGAAGGCGGTAAAAAAGTATTAGAAGAACTTTCAAAAAGCAAAACAAAGTAA